The Brassica oleracea var. oleracea cultivar TO1000 chromosome C6, BOL, whole genome shotgun sequence genome includes a region encoding these proteins:
- the LOC106296257 gene encoding polyadenylate-binding protein-interacting protein 3-like isoform X6, which translates to MNSQPLSNGYPYRRVEHQAGGMNKAQQMKQHTLKKNGGKAGTVDISSRYPFEYLAACHIGHRVEVHLKDGSVYGAVFHAADVDNSFGIVLKMASLIREGTLPGMKPPSPLVSKPPSKILIIPADEVVQDLPVYSDNASNSAQCERPLELLTDSSISQSTHVDLGRELERWVPDEDVPDCSDLENVFDDPWKRGWNQFEVNKTLFGVTSTFDEELYTTKLERGPRTRELEEQALRIAREIEGENTRDLHVAEERGFQLSGEFDMDEETKYSSVCPVNGFDDSGYEEDEEEEILLNCRNNLTFGDSTASDGMKSASTGNGKVYEESWGGGSLSSVGQSCSNSNMHARQPMFEQPSKVTPAPGNNNRNESQFGEQTNIKSVEATHYRKPSMESVSGLEDINEDAATSDPWRASDRQNSTDGKLLGRLSDRAKPESSCWRPGSSISRNPENSATSSPSSRPMLSPSSSIGSYSSEKSTLNPNAKEFKPNPNAKSFKPSPTATRPQSPVPEGSFYYPPLPPMPGIHIVYGMGAAFPGQHPVMYNNTPQLGPNQTYYSPSSPQYPQQMMVGPQRPALFMPPPPPYQPEMQYKGRDSY; encoded by the exons ATGAATAGCCAGCCTCTATCCAATGGATATCCATACAGAAGAGTTGAACACCAAGCAGGAGGGATGAATAAGGCTCAGCAGATGAAGCAACACACCCTGAAAA AGAATGGTGGGAAAGCTGGAACTGTGGATATCTCTTCTCGTTATCCGTTTGAGTATCTCGCAGCTTGCCATATCGGACACCGTGTTGAAGTTCATCTAAAAGATGGGTCGGTTTACGGTGCCGTATTTCATGCTGCTGATGTGGACAACAGTTTTG GAATTGTTCTGAAAATGGCCTCTTTGATCAGGGAAGGTACTTTACCAGGAATGAAACCCCCTTCCCCGCTTGTCAGCAAGCCACCTTCAAAGATACTCATTATCCCTGCCGATGAAGTTGTGCAA GACCTTCCTGTATACAGCGATAACGCCTCAAATTCAGCTCAATGCGAGAGACCTTTAGAGCTGTTGACAGACTCTTCTATCTCACAGTCTACTCATGTTGATTTGGGAAGAGAGCTTGAACGTTGGGTACCTGATGAAGATGTTCCAGATTGTTCAGATCTGGAGAATGTGTTTGATGACCCTTGGAAGAG GGGCTGGAATCAGTTTGAGGTCAATAAGACATTGTTTGGCGTAACAAGCACTTTTGACGAGGAATTGTATACAACAAAACTCGAGAGAGGTCCTCGGACGAGGGAGCTAGAAGAGCAAGCCTTGAGGATTGCAAGAGAGATCGAGGGTGAGAATACCCGAGATCTTCACGTAGCAGAG GAAAGAGGGTTTCAGCTTAGTGGAGAGTTTGATATGGATGAGGAAACTAAATACTCATCGGTCTGTCCAGTGAATGGATTTGATGATTCGGGTTATGAAGAAGATGAAGAAGAAGAAATTTTGTTGAATTGCCGTAATAATTTGACTTTTGGTGATTCAACTGCTTCTGATGGAATGAAATCTGCTTCAACTGGCAATGGCAAGGTCTATGAAGAATCATGG GGGGGTGGCAGTCTATCTAGCGTAGGTCAGAGCTGCTCGAACTCAAATATGCATGCTCGGCAGCCTATGTTCGAACAGCCATCAAAAGTTACTCCTGCTCCGGGCAACAATAACAG GAATGAGAGCCAGTTTGGTGAGCAGACAAACATCAAAAGTGTAGAGGCTACCCATTATAGAAAG CCGTCCATGGAATCAGTGTCTGGTCTTGAAG ATATTAATGAAGATGCAGCAACCTCTGATCCATGGAGAGCTTCTGATAGGCAAAATTCCACTGATGGAAAACTACTCGGTCGACTTTCTGACAGAGCGAAACCTGAGAGCTCTTGTTGGCGGCCTGGAAGCTCCATTTCTAGAAATCCAGAAAACTCTGCAACTTCCTCACCGTCAAGTCGTCCAATGCTATCACCAAGCTCTTCAATTGGTTCTTATTCTTCAGAAAAATCCACCCTCAACCCAAATGCCAAG GAATTTAAGCCAAACCCCAACGCAAAGAGTTTCAAACCATCTCCAACAGCTACACGGCCTCAGTCTCCAGTTCCTGAAGGATCTTTCTATTACCCTCCCCTTCCGCCGATGCCTGGAATACACATTGTATACGGA ATGGGAGCAGCATTCCCTGGACAACATCCAGTGATGTATAACAATACACCCCAGCTTGGTCCAAATCAAACTTACTATTCTCCAAGTAGTCCACAG TACCCACAACAGATGATGGTTGGTCCGCAGAGACCGGCTTTGTTTATGCCGCCGCCGCCGCCATACCAACCG GAGATGCAATATAAAGGAAGAGACTCTTATTAG
- the LOC106296257 gene encoding polyadenylate-binding protein-interacting protein 3-like isoform X1, with amino-acid sequence MNSQPLSNGYPYRRVEHQAGGMNKAQQMKQHTLKKNGGKAGTVDISSRYPFEYLAACHIGHRVEVHLKDGSVYGAVFHAADVDALKLSGIVLKMASLIREGTLPGMKPPSPLVSKPPSKILIIPADEVVQVIAKDLPVYSDNASNSAQCERPLELLTDSSISQSTHVDLGRELERWVPDEDVPDCSDLENVFDDPWKRGWNQFEVNKTLFGVTSTFDEELYTTKLERGPRTRELEEQALRIAREIEGENTRDLHVAEERGFQLSGEFDMDEETKYSSVCPVNGFDDSGYEEDEEEEILLNCRNNLTFGDSTASDGMKSASTGNGKVYEESWGGGSLSSVGQSCSNSNMHARQPMFEQPSKVTPAPGNNNRNESQFGEQTNIKSVEATHYRKPSMESVSGLEDINEDAATSDPWRASDRQNSTDGKLLGRLSDRAKPESSCWRPGSSISRNPENSATSSPSSRPMLSPSSSIGSYSSEKSTLNPNAKEFKPNPNAKSFKPSPTATRPQSPVPEGSFYYPPLPPMPGIHIVYGMGAAFPGQHPVMYNNTPQLGPNQTYYSPSSPQYPQQMMVGPQRPALFMPPPPPYQPEMQYKGRDSY; translated from the exons ATGAATAGCCAGCCTCTATCCAATGGATATCCATACAGAAGAGTTGAACACCAAGCAGGAGGGATGAATAAGGCTCAGCAGATGAAGCAACACACCCTGAAAA AGAATGGTGGGAAAGCTGGAACTGTGGATATCTCTTCTCGTTATCCGTTTGAGTATCTCGCAGCTTGCCATATCGGACACCGTGTTGAAGTTCATCTAAAAGATGGGTCGGTTTACGGTGCCGTATTTCATGCTGCTGATGTGGAC GCTTTGAAACTTTCAGGAATTGTTCTGAAAATGGCCTCTTTGATCAGGGAAGGTACTTTACCAGGAATGAAACCCCCTTCCCCGCTTGTCAGCAAGCCACCTTCAAAGATACTCATTATCCCTGCCGATGAAGTTGTGCAAGTTATAGCTAAA GACCTTCCTGTATACAGCGATAACGCCTCAAATTCAGCTCAATGCGAGAGACCTTTAGAGCTGTTGACAGACTCTTCTATCTCACAGTCTACTCATGTTGATTTGGGAAGAGAGCTTGAACGTTGGGTACCTGATGAAGATGTTCCAGATTGTTCAGATCTGGAGAATGTGTTTGATGACCCTTGGAAGAG GGGCTGGAATCAGTTTGAGGTCAATAAGACATTGTTTGGCGTAACAAGCACTTTTGACGAGGAATTGTATACAACAAAACTCGAGAGAGGTCCTCGGACGAGGGAGCTAGAAGAGCAAGCCTTGAGGATTGCAAGAGAGATCGAGGGTGAGAATACCCGAGATCTTCACGTAGCAGAG GAAAGAGGGTTTCAGCTTAGTGGAGAGTTTGATATGGATGAGGAAACTAAATACTCATCGGTCTGTCCAGTGAATGGATTTGATGATTCGGGTTATGAAGAAGATGAAGAAGAAGAAATTTTGTTGAATTGCCGTAATAATTTGACTTTTGGTGATTCAACTGCTTCTGATGGAATGAAATCTGCTTCAACTGGCAATGGCAAGGTCTATGAAGAATCATGG GGGGGTGGCAGTCTATCTAGCGTAGGTCAGAGCTGCTCGAACTCAAATATGCATGCTCGGCAGCCTATGTTCGAACAGCCATCAAAAGTTACTCCTGCTCCGGGCAACAATAACAG GAATGAGAGCCAGTTTGGTGAGCAGACAAACATCAAAAGTGTAGAGGCTACCCATTATAGAAAG CCGTCCATGGAATCAGTGTCTGGTCTTGAAG ATATTAATGAAGATGCAGCAACCTCTGATCCATGGAGAGCTTCTGATAGGCAAAATTCCACTGATGGAAAACTACTCGGTCGACTTTCTGACAGAGCGAAACCTGAGAGCTCTTGTTGGCGGCCTGGAAGCTCCATTTCTAGAAATCCAGAAAACTCTGCAACTTCCTCACCGTCAAGTCGTCCAATGCTATCACCAAGCTCTTCAATTGGTTCTTATTCTTCAGAAAAATCCACCCTCAACCCAAATGCCAAG GAATTTAAGCCAAACCCCAACGCAAAGAGTTTCAAACCATCTCCAACAGCTACACGGCCTCAGTCTCCAGTTCCTGAAGGATCTTTCTATTACCCTCCCCTTCCGCCGATGCCTGGAATACACATTGTATACGGA ATGGGAGCAGCATTCCCTGGACAACATCCAGTGATGTATAACAATACACCCCAGCTTGGTCCAAATCAAACTTACTATTCTCCAAGTAGTCCACAG TACCCACAACAGATGATGGTTGGTCCGCAGAGACCGGCTTTGTTTATGCCGCCGCCGCCGCCATACCAACCG GAGATGCAATATAAAGGAAGAGACTCTTATTAG
- the LOC106296257 gene encoding polyadenylate-binding protein-interacting protein 3-like isoform X2 — protein sequence MNSQPLSNGYPYRRVEHQAGGMNKAQQMKQHTLKKNGGKAGTVDISSRYPFEYLAACHIGHRVEVHLKDGSVYGAVFHAADVDNSFGIVLKMASLIREGTLPGMKPPSPLVSKPPSKILIIPADEVVQVIAKDLPVYSDNASNSAQCERPLELLTDSSISQSTHVDLGRELERWVPDEDVPDCSDLENVFDDPWKRGWNQFEVNKTLFGVTSTFDEELYTTKLERGPRTRELEEQALRIAREIEGENTRDLHVAEERGFQLSGEFDMDEETKYSSVCPVNGFDDSGYEEDEEEEILLNCRNNLTFGDSTASDGMKSASTGNGKVYEESWGGGSLSSVGQSCSNSNMHARQPMFEQPSKVTPAPGNNNRNESQFGEQTNIKSVEATHYRKPSMESVSGLEDINEDAATSDPWRASDRQNSTDGKLLGRLSDRAKPESSCWRPGSSISRNPENSATSSPSSRPMLSPSSSIGSYSSEKSTLNPNAKEFKPNPNAKSFKPSPTATRPQSPVPEGSFYYPPLPPMPGIHIVYGMGAAFPGQHPVMYNNTPQLGPNQTYYSPSSPQYPQQMMVGPQRPALFMPPPPPYQPEMQYKGRDSY from the exons ATGAATAGCCAGCCTCTATCCAATGGATATCCATACAGAAGAGTTGAACACCAAGCAGGAGGGATGAATAAGGCTCAGCAGATGAAGCAACACACCCTGAAAA AGAATGGTGGGAAAGCTGGAACTGTGGATATCTCTTCTCGTTATCCGTTTGAGTATCTCGCAGCTTGCCATATCGGACACCGTGTTGAAGTTCATCTAAAAGATGGGTCGGTTTACGGTGCCGTATTTCATGCTGCTGATGTGGACAACAGTTTTG GAATTGTTCTGAAAATGGCCTCTTTGATCAGGGAAGGTACTTTACCAGGAATGAAACCCCCTTCCCCGCTTGTCAGCAAGCCACCTTCAAAGATACTCATTATCCCTGCCGATGAAGTTGTGCAAGTTATAGCTAAA GACCTTCCTGTATACAGCGATAACGCCTCAAATTCAGCTCAATGCGAGAGACCTTTAGAGCTGTTGACAGACTCTTCTATCTCACAGTCTACTCATGTTGATTTGGGAAGAGAGCTTGAACGTTGGGTACCTGATGAAGATGTTCCAGATTGTTCAGATCTGGAGAATGTGTTTGATGACCCTTGGAAGAG GGGCTGGAATCAGTTTGAGGTCAATAAGACATTGTTTGGCGTAACAAGCACTTTTGACGAGGAATTGTATACAACAAAACTCGAGAGAGGTCCTCGGACGAGGGAGCTAGAAGAGCAAGCCTTGAGGATTGCAAGAGAGATCGAGGGTGAGAATACCCGAGATCTTCACGTAGCAGAG GAAAGAGGGTTTCAGCTTAGTGGAGAGTTTGATATGGATGAGGAAACTAAATACTCATCGGTCTGTCCAGTGAATGGATTTGATGATTCGGGTTATGAAGAAGATGAAGAAGAAGAAATTTTGTTGAATTGCCGTAATAATTTGACTTTTGGTGATTCAACTGCTTCTGATGGAATGAAATCTGCTTCAACTGGCAATGGCAAGGTCTATGAAGAATCATGG GGGGGTGGCAGTCTATCTAGCGTAGGTCAGAGCTGCTCGAACTCAAATATGCATGCTCGGCAGCCTATGTTCGAACAGCCATCAAAAGTTACTCCTGCTCCGGGCAACAATAACAG GAATGAGAGCCAGTTTGGTGAGCAGACAAACATCAAAAGTGTAGAGGCTACCCATTATAGAAAG CCGTCCATGGAATCAGTGTCTGGTCTTGAAG ATATTAATGAAGATGCAGCAACCTCTGATCCATGGAGAGCTTCTGATAGGCAAAATTCCACTGATGGAAAACTACTCGGTCGACTTTCTGACAGAGCGAAACCTGAGAGCTCTTGTTGGCGGCCTGGAAGCTCCATTTCTAGAAATCCAGAAAACTCTGCAACTTCCTCACCGTCAAGTCGTCCAATGCTATCACCAAGCTCTTCAATTGGTTCTTATTCTTCAGAAAAATCCACCCTCAACCCAAATGCCAAG GAATTTAAGCCAAACCCCAACGCAAAGAGTTTCAAACCATCTCCAACAGCTACACGGCCTCAGTCTCCAGTTCCTGAAGGATCTTTCTATTACCCTCCCCTTCCGCCGATGCCTGGAATACACATTGTATACGGA ATGGGAGCAGCATTCCCTGGACAACATCCAGTGATGTATAACAATACACCCCAGCTTGGTCCAAATCAAACTTACTATTCTCCAAGTAGTCCACAG TACCCACAACAGATGATGGTTGGTCCGCAGAGACCGGCTTTGTTTATGCCGCCGCCGCCGCCATACCAACCG GAGATGCAATATAAAGGAAGAGACTCTTATTAG
- the LOC106296257 gene encoding polyadenylate-binding protein-interacting protein 3-like isoform X4, whose product MNSQPLSNGYPYRRVEHQAGGMNKAQQMKQHTLKKNGGKAGTVDISSRYPFEYLAACHIGHRVEVHLKDGSVYGAVFHAADVDALKLSGIVLKMASLIREGTLPGMKPPSPLVSKPPSKILIIPADEVVQDLPVYSDNASNSAQCERPLELLTDSSISQSTHVDLGRELERWVPDEDVPDCSDLENVFDDPWKRGWNQFEVNKTLFGVTSTFDEELYTTKLERGPRTRELEEQALRIAREIEGENTRDLHVAEERGFQLSGEFDMDEETKYSSVCPVNGFDDSGYEEDEEEEILLNCRNNLTFGDSTASDGMKSASTGNGKVYEESWGGGSLSSVGQSCSNSNMHARQPMFEQPSKVTPAPGNNNRNESQFGEQTNIKSVEATHYRKPSMESVSGLEDINEDAATSDPWRASDRQNSTDGKLLGRLSDRAKPESSCWRPGSSISRNPENSATSSPSSRPMLSPSSSIGSYSSEKSTLNPNAKEFKPNPNAKSFKPSPTATRPQSPVPEGSFYYPPLPPMPGIHIVYGMGAAFPGQHPVMYNNTPQLGPNQTYYSPSSPQYPQQMMVGPQRPALFMPPPPPYQPEMQYKGRDSY is encoded by the exons ATGAATAGCCAGCCTCTATCCAATGGATATCCATACAGAAGAGTTGAACACCAAGCAGGAGGGATGAATAAGGCTCAGCAGATGAAGCAACACACCCTGAAAA AGAATGGTGGGAAAGCTGGAACTGTGGATATCTCTTCTCGTTATCCGTTTGAGTATCTCGCAGCTTGCCATATCGGACACCGTGTTGAAGTTCATCTAAAAGATGGGTCGGTTTACGGTGCCGTATTTCATGCTGCTGATGTGGAC GCTTTGAAACTTTCAGGAATTGTTCTGAAAATGGCCTCTTTGATCAGGGAAGGTACTTTACCAGGAATGAAACCCCCTTCCCCGCTTGTCAGCAAGCCACCTTCAAAGATACTCATTATCCCTGCCGATGAAGTTGTGCAA GACCTTCCTGTATACAGCGATAACGCCTCAAATTCAGCTCAATGCGAGAGACCTTTAGAGCTGTTGACAGACTCTTCTATCTCACAGTCTACTCATGTTGATTTGGGAAGAGAGCTTGAACGTTGGGTACCTGATGAAGATGTTCCAGATTGTTCAGATCTGGAGAATGTGTTTGATGACCCTTGGAAGAG GGGCTGGAATCAGTTTGAGGTCAATAAGACATTGTTTGGCGTAACAAGCACTTTTGACGAGGAATTGTATACAACAAAACTCGAGAGAGGTCCTCGGACGAGGGAGCTAGAAGAGCAAGCCTTGAGGATTGCAAGAGAGATCGAGGGTGAGAATACCCGAGATCTTCACGTAGCAGAG GAAAGAGGGTTTCAGCTTAGTGGAGAGTTTGATATGGATGAGGAAACTAAATACTCATCGGTCTGTCCAGTGAATGGATTTGATGATTCGGGTTATGAAGAAGATGAAGAAGAAGAAATTTTGTTGAATTGCCGTAATAATTTGACTTTTGGTGATTCAACTGCTTCTGATGGAATGAAATCTGCTTCAACTGGCAATGGCAAGGTCTATGAAGAATCATGG GGGGGTGGCAGTCTATCTAGCGTAGGTCAGAGCTGCTCGAACTCAAATATGCATGCTCGGCAGCCTATGTTCGAACAGCCATCAAAAGTTACTCCTGCTCCGGGCAACAATAACAG GAATGAGAGCCAGTTTGGTGAGCAGACAAACATCAAAAGTGTAGAGGCTACCCATTATAGAAAG CCGTCCATGGAATCAGTGTCTGGTCTTGAAG ATATTAATGAAGATGCAGCAACCTCTGATCCATGGAGAGCTTCTGATAGGCAAAATTCCACTGATGGAAAACTACTCGGTCGACTTTCTGACAGAGCGAAACCTGAGAGCTCTTGTTGGCGGCCTGGAAGCTCCATTTCTAGAAATCCAGAAAACTCTGCAACTTCCTCACCGTCAAGTCGTCCAATGCTATCACCAAGCTCTTCAATTGGTTCTTATTCTTCAGAAAAATCCACCCTCAACCCAAATGCCAAG GAATTTAAGCCAAACCCCAACGCAAAGAGTTTCAAACCATCTCCAACAGCTACACGGCCTCAGTCTCCAGTTCCTGAAGGATCTTTCTATTACCCTCCCCTTCCGCCGATGCCTGGAATACACATTGTATACGGA ATGGGAGCAGCATTCCCTGGACAACATCCAGTGATGTATAACAATACACCCCAGCTTGGTCCAAATCAAACTTACTATTCTCCAAGTAGTCCACAG TACCCACAACAGATGATGGTTGGTCCGCAGAGACCGGCTTTGTTTATGCCGCCGCCGCCGCCATACCAACCG GAGATGCAATATAAAGGAAGAGACTCTTATTAG
- the LOC106296257 gene encoding polyadenylate-binding protein-interacting protein 3-like isoform X7, with the protein MNSQPLSNGYPYRRVEHQAGGMNKAQQMKQHTLKKNGGKAGTVDISSRYPFEYLAACHIGHRVEVHLKDGSVYGAVFHAADVDALKLSGIVLKMASLIREGTLPGMKPPSPLVSKPPSKILIIPADEVVQVIAKDLPVYSDNASNSAQCERPLELLTDSSISQSTHVDLGRELERWVPDEDVPDCSDLENVFDDPWKRGWNQFEVNKTLFGVTSTFDEELYTTKLERGPRTRELEEQALRIAREIEGENTRDLHVAEERGFQLSGEFDMDEETKYSSVCPVNGFDDSGYEEDEEEEILLNCRNNLTFGDSTASDGMKSASTGNGKVYEESWGGGSLSSVGQSCSNSNMHARQPMFEQPSKVTPAPGNNNRNESQFGEQTNIKSVEATHYRKPSMESVSGLEDINEDAATSDPWRASDRQNSTDGKLLGRLSDRAKPESSCWRPGSSISRNPENSATSSPSSRPMLSPSSSIGSYSSEKSTLNPNAKEFKPNPNAKSFKPSPTATRPQSPVPEGSFYYPPLPPMPGIHIMGAAFPGQHPVMYNNTPQLGPNQTYYSPSSPQMMVGPQRPALFMPPPPPYQPEMQYKGRDSY; encoded by the exons ATGAATAGCCAGCCTCTATCCAATGGATATCCATACAGAAGAGTTGAACACCAAGCAGGAGGGATGAATAAGGCTCAGCAGATGAAGCAACACACCCTGAAAA AGAATGGTGGGAAAGCTGGAACTGTGGATATCTCTTCTCGTTATCCGTTTGAGTATCTCGCAGCTTGCCATATCGGACACCGTGTTGAAGTTCATCTAAAAGATGGGTCGGTTTACGGTGCCGTATTTCATGCTGCTGATGTGGAC GCTTTGAAACTTTCAGGAATTGTTCTGAAAATGGCCTCTTTGATCAGGGAAGGTACTTTACCAGGAATGAAACCCCCTTCCCCGCTTGTCAGCAAGCCACCTTCAAAGATACTCATTATCCCTGCCGATGAAGTTGTGCAAGTTATAGCTAAA GACCTTCCTGTATACAGCGATAACGCCTCAAATTCAGCTCAATGCGAGAGACCTTTAGAGCTGTTGACAGACTCTTCTATCTCACAGTCTACTCATGTTGATTTGGGAAGAGAGCTTGAACGTTGGGTACCTGATGAAGATGTTCCAGATTGTTCAGATCTGGAGAATGTGTTTGATGACCCTTGGAAGAG GGGCTGGAATCAGTTTGAGGTCAATAAGACATTGTTTGGCGTAACAAGCACTTTTGACGAGGAATTGTATACAACAAAACTCGAGAGAGGTCCTCGGACGAGGGAGCTAGAAGAGCAAGCCTTGAGGATTGCAAGAGAGATCGAGGGTGAGAATACCCGAGATCTTCACGTAGCAGAG GAAAGAGGGTTTCAGCTTAGTGGAGAGTTTGATATGGATGAGGAAACTAAATACTCATCGGTCTGTCCAGTGAATGGATTTGATGATTCGGGTTATGAAGAAGATGAAGAAGAAGAAATTTTGTTGAATTGCCGTAATAATTTGACTTTTGGTGATTCAACTGCTTCTGATGGAATGAAATCTGCTTCAACTGGCAATGGCAAGGTCTATGAAGAATCATGG GGGGGTGGCAGTCTATCTAGCGTAGGTCAGAGCTGCTCGAACTCAAATATGCATGCTCGGCAGCCTATGTTCGAACAGCCATCAAAAGTTACTCCTGCTCCGGGCAACAATAACAG GAATGAGAGCCAGTTTGGTGAGCAGACAAACATCAAAAGTGTAGAGGCTACCCATTATAGAAAG CCGTCCATGGAATCAGTGTCTGGTCTTGAAG ATATTAATGAAGATGCAGCAACCTCTGATCCATGGAGAGCTTCTGATAGGCAAAATTCCACTGATGGAAAACTACTCGGTCGACTTTCTGACAGAGCGAAACCTGAGAGCTCTTGTTGGCGGCCTGGAAGCTCCATTTCTAGAAATCCAGAAAACTCTGCAACTTCCTCACCGTCAAGTCGTCCAATGCTATCACCAAGCTCTTCAATTGGTTCTTATTCTTCAGAAAAATCCACCCTCAACCCAAATGCCAAG GAATTTAAGCCAAACCCCAACGCAAAGAGTTTCAAACCATCTCCAACAGCTACACGGCCTCAGTCTCCAGTTCCTGAAGGATCTTTCTATTACCCTCCCCTTCCGCCGATGCCTGGAATACACATT ATGGGAGCAGCATTCCCTGGACAACATCCAGTGATGTATAACAATACACCCCAGCTTGGTCCAAATCAAACTTACTATTCTCCAAGTAGTCCACAG ATGATGGTTGGTCCGCAGAGACCGGCTTTGTTTATGCCGCCGCCGCCGCCATACCAACCG GAGATGCAATATAAAGGAAGAGACTCTTATTAG
- the LOC106296257 gene encoding polyadenylate-binding protein-interacting protein 3-like isoform X3, producing the protein MNSQPLSNGYPYRRVEHQAGGMNKAQQMKQHTLKKNGGKAGTVDISSRYPFEYLAACHIGHRVEVHLKDGSVYGAVFHAADVDALKLSGIVLKMASLIREGTLPGMKPPSPLVSKPPSKILIIPADEVVQVIAKDLPVYSDNASNSAQCERPLELLTDSSISQSTHVDLGRELERWVPDEDVPDCSDLENVFDDPWKRGWNQFEVNKTLFGVTSTFDEELYTTKLERGPRTRELEEQALRIAREIEGENTRDLHVAEERGFQLSGEFDMDEETKYSSVCPVNGFDDSGYEEDEEEEILLNCRNNLTFGDSTASDGMKSASTGNGKVYEESWGGGSLSSVGQSCSNSNMHARQPMFEQPSKVTPAPGNNNRNESQFGEQTNIKSVEATHYRKPSMESVSGLEDINEDAATSDPWRASDRQNSTDGKLLGRLSDRAKPESSCWRPGSSISRNPENSATSSPSSRPMLSPSSSIGSYSSEKSTLNPNAKEFKPNPNAKSFKPSPTATRPQSPVPEGSFYYPPLPPMPGIHIMGAAFPGQHPVMYNNTPQLGPNQTYYSPSSPQYPQQMMVGPQRPALFMPPPPPYQPEMQYKGRDSY; encoded by the exons ATGAATAGCCAGCCTCTATCCAATGGATATCCATACAGAAGAGTTGAACACCAAGCAGGAGGGATGAATAAGGCTCAGCAGATGAAGCAACACACCCTGAAAA AGAATGGTGGGAAAGCTGGAACTGTGGATATCTCTTCTCGTTATCCGTTTGAGTATCTCGCAGCTTGCCATATCGGACACCGTGTTGAAGTTCATCTAAAAGATGGGTCGGTTTACGGTGCCGTATTTCATGCTGCTGATGTGGAC GCTTTGAAACTTTCAGGAATTGTTCTGAAAATGGCCTCTTTGATCAGGGAAGGTACTTTACCAGGAATGAAACCCCCTTCCCCGCTTGTCAGCAAGCCACCTTCAAAGATACTCATTATCCCTGCCGATGAAGTTGTGCAAGTTATAGCTAAA GACCTTCCTGTATACAGCGATAACGCCTCAAATTCAGCTCAATGCGAGAGACCTTTAGAGCTGTTGACAGACTCTTCTATCTCACAGTCTACTCATGTTGATTTGGGAAGAGAGCTTGAACGTTGGGTACCTGATGAAGATGTTCCAGATTGTTCAGATCTGGAGAATGTGTTTGATGACCCTTGGAAGAG GGGCTGGAATCAGTTTGAGGTCAATAAGACATTGTTTGGCGTAACAAGCACTTTTGACGAGGAATTGTATACAACAAAACTCGAGAGAGGTCCTCGGACGAGGGAGCTAGAAGAGCAAGCCTTGAGGATTGCAAGAGAGATCGAGGGTGAGAATACCCGAGATCTTCACGTAGCAGAG GAAAGAGGGTTTCAGCTTAGTGGAGAGTTTGATATGGATGAGGAAACTAAATACTCATCGGTCTGTCCAGTGAATGGATTTGATGATTCGGGTTATGAAGAAGATGAAGAAGAAGAAATTTTGTTGAATTGCCGTAATAATTTGACTTTTGGTGATTCAACTGCTTCTGATGGAATGAAATCTGCTTCAACTGGCAATGGCAAGGTCTATGAAGAATCATGG GGGGGTGGCAGTCTATCTAGCGTAGGTCAGAGCTGCTCGAACTCAAATATGCATGCTCGGCAGCCTATGTTCGAACAGCCATCAAAAGTTACTCCTGCTCCGGGCAACAATAACAG GAATGAGAGCCAGTTTGGTGAGCAGACAAACATCAAAAGTGTAGAGGCTACCCATTATAGAAAG CCGTCCATGGAATCAGTGTCTGGTCTTGAAG ATATTAATGAAGATGCAGCAACCTCTGATCCATGGAGAGCTTCTGATAGGCAAAATTCCACTGATGGAAAACTACTCGGTCGACTTTCTGACAGAGCGAAACCTGAGAGCTCTTGTTGGCGGCCTGGAAGCTCCATTTCTAGAAATCCAGAAAACTCTGCAACTTCCTCACCGTCAAGTCGTCCAATGCTATCACCAAGCTCTTCAATTGGTTCTTATTCTTCAGAAAAATCCACCCTCAACCCAAATGCCAAG GAATTTAAGCCAAACCCCAACGCAAAGAGTTTCAAACCATCTCCAACAGCTACACGGCCTCAGTCTCCAGTTCCTGAAGGATCTTTCTATTACCCTCCCCTTCCGCCGATGCCTGGAATACACATT ATGGGAGCAGCATTCCCTGGACAACATCCAGTGATGTATAACAATACACCCCAGCTTGGTCCAAATCAAACTTACTATTCTCCAAGTAGTCCACAG TACCCACAACAGATGATGGTTGGTCCGCAGAGACCGGCTTTGTTTATGCCGCCGCCGCCGCCATACCAACCG GAGATGCAATATAAAGGAAGAGACTCTTATTAG